The DNA sequence AAATATTCTAGCACTAAGCGCTCCGCATGAGATAACCGACACCCATTCCATCCACATCAATGAAATCATCCAGTCTGATGTTCCCGACATCAAGGATAAGACGGCCCCAGTTGTCCTCGCCTTTTACCACGACGCTAATTTCTCAACCAAGCTATCACCCAGATCGGTGGTACCCCTGTGGAACGATACCATACCGTTGTACCTGCTGCTGCGACTTGTGGGCTCTGGCTGGAAAGCTCAAATAAAGCGTTGTACTCTTAGAGTTTGCGACAAACACAACATGAAATGCCAAGAAGAGACAATCATGGATCAAGGGTTTGCAGTCATTGTCATTTGCTCATTTATTACTGCGATTTCGAGAAATCTGCGAATTCACAAACTATGCTGTCAGTCATAGGCCTTGAACTGTTTTTTATCGGCCTACACTTTGATGGCTTCCAATCAAATCTCACTGCAACGCGTTGACCAAGCAATGTGTACATAATGAGAAACGGTTTTCGGCTTTTTCGCAGATCATTGGCGCGAGTTCTCGGAATATTCCAATCTTAGTAAAATGTTGTTTAGCCAGCGTGTTAGACAACTGTCACTATTCTGTCTGCTGTTTGATTAATAAAAAACAGCATTGAGGCTTTGTGAGATGAGGCTATCTTAACAGAGTAGGCTGTGAATGCTATACATAGAGTTTTaaattttcttcttcttcttctttttcttaaGGTGCTGGGATGAAGAAAAGGTTCAAGTTCTCCTCAACTCGACAAACGTCACGCGGTTTGTTGTGCAAGCCGCGACCCATGTCGCCGCAATCATCACAATACAAGCTACATGCTCCCTAAGCGCCTGGAACGAGACATCTACAGGGACCTGGAACGAGACCTCATCAAAGGCCTGGAACGAGACCTTGAAAAAAGCCTGGAACGAGAACTCATCAAAGGCCTGGAACGAGACTTCACTAACGGCTTGGAGCGAAAATGTAACGGCCTTGAACAAGAGTGCGACGGGGGCCTGGAACGAGCCCTCAACGAGCACGTGGAATGAGAATTTAACTATGGCCGGGGAAGCAGTTTTAAAAAGGACATGGAACGAAAGTTCTACGAGGGCCTGGAAGGATACCTTAGTTTCAGATTGGAACATGACCGTTACTGGGACCTCGCACGAGAACATTACAAATGTCTGGGACGAGGAACAAATCCAGCGGCGCAAAAGTGACCCAACTAACAGTATCCAACTCACTAATCGCTTGACCCCCACGCGCCGTCCAGACTGCAGATGCTCAAACCGCAACCATAGTAGAACAAGTCAATACGGGAACATCACTCTTTCTGGTATCCATGGTAACAGTAGCCAGGGCAACAACAGCAACTGGGAGTTTCTGAATAACTCAACAGATCACCTGAACACGACTTTGCTGAACTGCACTTGTGATGACGTTGCCACGGTAACAAGACCAAAAAAGTGCTTGGTGCGTGACCATAGGACAGACTCCGCTGACAGAGACCTGAAGGCTCAGACGGAAATATTGTCGCTCTTCTCGGTTGGTCAGTGGAAGAATGGGTCGATTCTTGCAGCTGACGTCATACTTAATGGTAGGACGTTTTATGTGCGAATGACCACAGCATTTGAGCTTCCGGTTTTTAAGGGTTCAAAAACTTTAGTATGGCGTCTCTTTTAATGGTCGCATTAATAAAACTATTTAAAAAGCCCGAATCAgccacattattgttatagcTTCTATTTAATattagggacatttttttgtttagaaatGTCGAAAAAAATTTAAAGTACATGCCTTTTTTCCTCAGACACCAACATCACCTTAAACTACACTAAGCCAAAAGCAATTTTGTACGCCAAGCCTCGACTCCAGGCGGTGCTAGAGAAGGAGGCGTGGCTATACGCGATGCTCATACTCCTACTCGTACCAGTCCTCGCTCTCTTTTCCTGGCGAAGACGACGGCGCATGCGTAGATTGAAGGACCGTGCATCCCGCGAGTGCGGGATATTTAACGCGGGACTGGTGATGGAGGACGAAGCTGATATCACGTGATAAAAAGAAGAGAGGGACTGAGACTCGTAAATGCACGAGAATGCATCGCAACGTTCATGAAATATAAAGATAATTTTTGGTAAATGCGCAGCTTTAAAACTGCAGTGTACAGTGTGTTTGCCGGTTAAATGTAATCTTGAGACGATTCATCAAACGATTCATCAAACTAGTGACGCACTGTAGGATTCTTGGATCGTCCTGCTGCAAAAGGCGTAGCCAAACCATTAACCAGGCACAATAGACGATAAGAAATCAGTTTATTCTGTATGTTGAAGTAAAATTACTTGGCTAACTAATAACGTACGCTAAGTTAACTGACAAAGCGAAAATGCGACGTCACGGGTGATCTTGATTCACTACCCGTACCTTCTAAGGGTTCGTCTCCAAACACAGGAGACCCGATAACAAGGCCTAGAACTAGGCTTACAGAACCTTTTCCGTCATTTTGTGGTACCTATTTTAAGGGCGTGGTCTCCCGATGGTATGCCATACTTAGCGTGGTCCACCTGTGGTATTGAGAGTGTACTGCCATAGCTAGCGTGGCCTAGTTAAAGCTCGACTAGTCTCCCTGTGGCTTGACGCTATACCTATGCGGGGCTGAGTACCGCTTGCCCCACCCTGGGAGGTAGGGCTGTCTCGCTGCTCTCGGTAGAGTCCTTTCTGTACAATGCCACGCTCATTTGGAATAGTTCCCGGTCAACTGGCGCTGAGGATGAGCCCGCAAGCACAGCAACCTTGCCCAGCTGATATACAATAATTGTAAAGTCATTTCAATTGGCCATTATTGTACATTATAATGATAGATGCCAAAAAACGCAGACCGATATTGTCGCAAGGATTATGAATTATAAATAAGTCCTTCTTCTCCGCCCTCTTTGGACGGAAATGGGTGGAGAAGACCACAcaacagagccgtagcaggccacttAAGATTGGGAGGGAgggacaatacagaaacataaagaaaatattgaggggCGCGGCCATggccctactggtcatttccttatcatTTTTGAGAACATTGGGGGAACACGTGCCTCCGGTGCCCCAACAGTTTAGAGTTCATAGCACTCTCATTGGGATGGTACAACAGGGGCTAGCTCCAAAAGCGGTTCATTCTTTGAGTCTAAGAAGACAAGGTCTTCACATCTCGGCACAAATCcaagatggggggggggggggggggaaccaAATGAACCCTGTTCTGAAATGCGTCCATGGCACCCCTTCGTCCTTGGTCTCAAACAAATCCCTGTGATGGGACTCgtagttaaagccgcattgtcatcagtttacttccggtcgattacgtaacaatatccgatgatttttaacggaaaacgcgaaaaatatttcaagatattgaaagcagtgtgtttattggaagatTTTTTGAGGATGtatttgataatttagagcggatggcctgttcaATATCTgggattttaaaagattctttggtcttttaacggttgaggtttccgtcggacctccggaagtaaactggtgacaatgcggctttaactagCCGTAGCATACCTTGTTTGAAGTACGTCCAAGCTGCTTTCTGATCGCTAAATCCCTTCTTGCACACAGTGCGCGCCGACAGGGTCCCAGATCTGACATCAGTCCCTTCCTGTACCTTCTACGAGAGGCCGCCGCCGCTACATAAGCCCCAAGGCATTTAGGACCCTCCGTTGGGATAAACAGTTCTGATTCGCTCGTAACTTTGGCGCATGCTTCCTTGACTAAGTTCGTAAGCCGCTGACCAGCTAGGCTCGGTGAGATACCGATTCTTGTGAACACGTGACCTGGTGTGAAGCGCTGAAGGTGGGCGTGTGGCTCTTTCTCTGTTACAAAGAAAcagaaaaatcaatatcaataGGAGTGGTATAACGATACTCGCTGAAGATTGTACGATAGATACGTACAAAAGATATAACAGGCGAC is a window from the Nematostella vectensis chromosome 9, jaNemVect1.1, whole genome shotgun sequence genome containing:
- the LOC5517329 gene encoding uncharacterized protein LOC5517329 → MSMCETGIAQAYVIGMVWISVLQTIPGAPLSREIGVTVTCTPTSIRVELSRKVYPRLQASHIRMLASDASCQPRQNKTHFTLESPLDSCGTAHAYEYGMHVFSNVVQPGTGSSIGIKCKYPMYQLRGLVDRGLLGEVAGQNILALSAPHEITDTHSIHINEIIQSDVPDIKDKTAPVVLAFYHDANFSTKLSPRSVVPLWNDTIPLYLLLRLVGSGWKAQIKRCTLRVCDKHNMKCQEETIMDQGCWDEEKVQVLLNSTNVTRFVVQAATHVAAIITIQATCSLSAWNETSTGTWNETSSKAWNETLKKAWNENSSKAWNETSLTAWSENVTALNKSATGAWNEPSTSTWNENLTMAGEAVLKRTWNESSTRAWKDTLVSDWNMTVTGTSHENITNVWDEEQIQRRKSDPTNSIQLTNRLTPTRRPDCRCSNRNHSRTSQYGNITLSGIHGNSSQGNNSNWEFLNNSTDHLNTTLLNCTCDDVATVTRPKKCLVRDHRTDSADRDLKAQTEILSLFSVGQWKNGSILAADVILNDTNITLNYTKPKAILYAKPRLQAVLEKEAWLYAMLILLLVPVLALFSWRRRRRMRRLKDRASRECGIFNAGLVMEDEADIT